A stretch of DNA from Streptomyces venezuelae:
ACTGTCAGCAGCTGGCGCATGGCGTTCTCGGCTCCGGCCGCGTCGCCGGCCGCGAGGGCCTCGACGATCCGGGCGTGGTGCGCGACGCAGGTCTCGCTGGGGCGGTCGCAGGCGGTGACCGGGCTCCCGGAGACCTGGAGGGCGGCGGAGACGATGCCGGAGAGGTGCTCGAGCATGCGGTTGCCGGCGACCTGGATGAGAAGGGCGTGGAACTCGTTGTCGGCCCGGGCGAAGGTGATCGCGTCGCCCTGTCCGAGGGCGTGGCCCATGATCTCGACCATGTCGGCCAGGCGCTGCTGGACGTCCTGGCGGCCGTGTCCGGCGGCGAGGCGGGCGGCCAGCGGCTCGATGGTCCAGCGGAGCTCGTTGAGCTCGCGCCGCTGGTCCTCGCGCTGCGGCCCGAAGGCGCGCCACTCGATGATGTCGGGGTCGAGCAGGTTCCAGTCCGCAACCGGACGGACCCGGGTGCCGACGTTGGGGCGGGCGCTGACGAGGCCCTTGGCCTCCAGGACCCGGAGCGATTCGCGGACGACCGTGCGGGAGACCTCGAAGCGCTGGCCGATCTCCTCGGGGACCAGCGGGCGGTCCGCGCCGAGGTCGCCGGAAACGATCATCTGACCTAGCTGCTGGACGAGTTGGCCGTGCAGTCCGCGGCCACGGCTGCCTGCCGCCCGGCGTCCCACCCGGCCCAACTCGACGTCGGCGCCGTCCCAGTGGGACGCGCCGACGCGGTCGGCGCCGGGGGCGTCCGCGTAGGGGTAGCGATCGAGTTCGCCCGGGCCGGCGAGGCCGGTGTCGGCATGGCGGGCGGCGGTCATCATGGTGTGCGCAAGGGTACTCACGAATCCTTTGTCGGCCGTGCCTGATGGACCCTTGAGGTCTTTGGTGAAAAGCACACGAAAGGGTGATCAGTGCCACCTGCGCAATTGACGCCTTATCGTAAGGAATCGATCACCACCGGACTCTGCTGCGCAGACCGGTGAATCCGTAGGCGCACAGCAGGACCGTCAGGGACAACAGCAGGGCGGTTCCGACGGGTTGGGTCATCACCCGCAGGGTCCCCAGCACCAGCCGGTCCGCCTCCGGCGGCCACTGGGCGAAGGACAGCCCGCGCAGCCGGGCGGCGAGCCCGGAGGCCGGGTACGCGGAGGGCCCGGCCAGGGCTCTGCTCACCAGCGGAACGACCATGACGGGTACGGCGAGTACGGCGGCCAGCCCGGCGGTGGCCGAACGGAACACCCCGGAGGCGAGCACCCCGGCCCAGGCACAGCCGATCAGCAGCCCCGCCCAACTCGCAGCCGGCGAGATCCATTCCGCCGGGGGCCGCAGCGGGCCGTGGTCGAACACCAGCCGCAGGACGGCCGCATCGGCGGTGACGGCGAGCGCGCCGAGCAGCAGCGCGAGGGCGGCGCAGACCCCGAGTTTGGCGAGGAGGAGCCCCATCCGGCGCGGGACGGTGCCGCGGTCCGCGGCGAGCGCGGGGTAGCGGTACTCCTCCCCGAAGGCGAGCGCCCCCAGCAGCCCGGCACCCACCGCGGCCGGGGGCAACGGCACCCGGTCCGGCCAGGCGGCGAGCAGCCGGTGCTGCGGAGCGTGCCCGGCCCGGGCCATGAGGACGGCGGTGACCACGGAGACCACGGTCACCACTGCCGCGGTGAGCACGGGGGTGGCGGTACCGAAGACACGGCGCAGTTCGTAGCGCACCGGCCGCAGCGGGCCGCCGACCCGGCGCACGGCCGACGCAGGCCGCCCGGCCCGGGCCCGGTCAGGGCCGGCCGCCGCCTCGGCGGCCGTCTTCGCGTCCGCGTCCGGCCCGGCCGGGGGCGCCGGGGCGGGGGCGCCGGTGTCTCCGGTTTCGTCGGCGAGCTGGTGGACGAGCACGCCGTGCCGGAAGGCCGCCTCGCCGATCTCGGCGCAGCTGCTGCCGTAGACCGACAGCCGGCTGCCGCTCTCCTCGACGATCTCCACCGCCCGCCGGTCGGCCCGGGCCTCGCGGCCCAGTACGTCGGCCAGCCGCGCGGCGTGCGGGGTGCGTACGGCCACCCGCGGGCGCAGCCGGGTCCGGGCGAACCGGGCCACGTCCTGGTCGGCGACGAGCCGGCCGCCCTGGATGGTCACGACCTGGTCGGCGGCGCGGGCGGCCTCCTTGGGGTCGGCGGTGGTGAACAGCACGGCACCGCCGAGGGCGGCATGGCTGCGCAACAGCCCGTGCATCCAGTTCTGTTCGCGGGGCGAGAGGCCGGTGGCCGGCTCGTCGAGCAGCAGGGTGCAGGGATCGGCGAGCAGCGCCGCGGCCAGCCCGACCCGGCGGGCCATGCCGACCGACAGGGAGCCGAGCCGCTGGTCCCGCAGGCCCGCGATTCCGACGACCTCGAGCACGGCGTCCGCCCGGGAGCCGGGCACCCCCGCCGCGGCACAGAGCATCCGCAGCTGGTTCCGGACGGTCCGGGCGGGATGCCCGGGGAGTTCGCCGAGCAAGACGCCGACTTCCCGCCCCGGGTGCGGGATGCGGTGCAGTGGGCGGCCCCGGAAGTAGGCCACCCCCCGCCCGGGTTCGAGTTCGAGCATGAGCCGGAGGGCCGTGGTCTTGCCCGACCCGGCTTCGCCGAGCAGGGCGGTCACCCGCCCGGGACAGACCTCGAAGGTGAGGTCGTCCACGATGGGCGGCTTGTCTCGGCGGGGTGCACTGGTGAGTCCGATGGCCTGGAGCATCGCTTCTCTCGCGGGAGGTGAGACCGCTCGGCGGCAGGGTGGGTACCACCATCAAGATAACGCGATATGTCCGATTTTCGGCGCAACGGCTCCGGTCCGGTGTCGGATCGTCAGACTTCCGGGCGCAGCATCGGCGGGTTCAGCAGCGTTGCCCCGCCGGCCCGGAACAGCTGGGCGGGACGGCCGCCCTGACGGGTGGTCGTACCGCCGGCCGGCACCAGGAACCCCGGGGTTCCGGTGACCTTGCGGTGGAAGTTGCGCGGGTCGAGGGCCACACCCCACACCGCCTCGTACACCCGGCGCAGCTCGCCGACGGTGAACTCGGGCGGGCAGAAGGCGGTGGCGAGCGAGGAGTACTCGATCTTCGAGCGGGCGCGCTCGACCCCGTCCGCGAGGATCTTGGCGTGGTCGAAGGCGAGTCCGGCGGAGGGCTCGCTCTCTGCGGCAAGGAGCTCCTCCACCGGGGCCCAGCGCGCGCTGTTGGCGTCCCCGCCGGCCCGGGGCGCCGGGAGGTCCGGGGCGAGCACCAGATGCGCGACGCTGACCACCCGCATCCGCGGGTCCCGCTTGGGGTCCCCGTAGGTGGCGAGCTGTTCGAGGTGGGCTCCGTTGCCCGCGCCGGGCTCGGCGGGATCGTGGGCGCACAGCCCGGTCTCCTCGGAGAGCTCCCGGCCCGCGGCAGCCGCAAGGTCCTCGTCTCCGCGCACGAAACCGCCGGGCAGCGCCCACCGGCCCTGGAACGGCTGCTCACCCCGTCGGACCACGAGTGCGCAGAGCGCGTGGCGCCGTACGGTGAGCACGACCAGGTCGACGGTGACAGCGAAGGGCGGGAAGGCCGACGGGTCGTAGGGCGACATGCCGCGATCATAGTCGTCTGCCTGACGATAAACAGCGCTTTGACGGTCCGGACCGCAGCGGCCCACAGGCCGCGTCCGCTACGTCGCCAGCTGCAGCGCATCGGCGGCCTCCTCCACCATGCCCAGGCCCAGCCGGCTGACCCGGACGGCGAACGGTTCACCGGCCACCC
This window harbors:
- a CDS encoding FadR/GntR family transcriptional regulator, whose amino-acid sequence is MSTLAHTMMTAARHADTGLAGPGELDRYPYADAPGADRVGASHWDGADVELGRVGRRAAGSRGRGLHGQLVQQLGQMIVSGDLGADRPLVPEEIGQRFEVSRTVVRESLRVLEAKGLVSARPNVGTRVRPVADWNLLDPDIIEWRAFGPQREDQRRELNELRWTIEPLAARLAAGHGRQDVQQRLADMVEIMGHALGQGDAITFARADNEFHALLIQVAGNRMLEHLSGIVSAALQVSGSPVTACDRPSETCVAHHARIVEALAAGDAAGAENAMRQLLTVHPEVERVVPAPREH
- a CDS encoding ATP-binding cassette domain-containing protein, which produces MLQAIGLTSAPRRDKPPIVDDLTFEVCPGRVTALLGEAGSGKTTALRLMLELEPGRGVAYFRGRPLHRIPHPGREVGVLLGELPGHPARTVRNQLRMLCAAAGVPGSRADAVLEVVGIAGLRDQRLGSLSVGMARRVGLAAALLADPCTLLLDEPATGLSPREQNWMHGLLRSHAALGGAVLFTTADPKEAARAADQVVTIQGGRLVADQDVARFARTRLRPRVAVRTPHAARLADVLGREARADRRAVEIVEESGSRLSVYGSSCAEIGEAAFRHGVLVHQLADETGDTGAPAPAPPAGPDADAKTAAEAAAGPDRARAGRPASAVRRVGGPLRPVRYELRRVFGTATPVLTAAVVTVVSVVTAVLMARAGHAPQHRLLAAWPDRVPLPPAAVGAGLLGALAFGEEYRYPALAADRGTVPRRMGLLLAKLGVCAALALLLGALAVTADAAVLRLVFDHGPLRPPAEWISPAASWAGLLIGCAWAGVLASGVFRSATAGLAAVLAVPVMVVPLVSRALAGPSAYPASGLAARLRGLSFAQWPPEADRLVLGTLRVMTQPVGTALLLSLTVLLCAYGFTGLRSRVRW
- a CDS encoding NUDIX hydrolase, which codes for MSPYDPSAFPPFAVTVDLVVLTVRRHALCALVVRRGEQPFQGRWALPGGFVRGDEDLAAAAGRELSEETGLCAHDPAEPGAGNGAHLEQLATYGDPKRDPRMRVVSVAHLVLAPDLPAPRAGGDANSARWAPVEELLAAESEPSAGLAFDHAKILADGVERARSKIEYSSLATAFCPPEFTVGELRRVYEAVWGVALDPRNFHRKVTGTPGFLVPAGGTTTRQGGRPAQLFRAGGATLLNPPMLRPEV